Proteins co-encoded in one Opitutus terrae PB90-1 genomic window:
- a CDS encoding hydroxysqualene dehydroxylase — protein MISPADEDLGPADVIIVGAGLAGLSCAFELAERGQAVLLLEAQPWVGGRTASWTESDGMRVESGLHRMLGVYRAFPDLLRRAGIDPDAAIIWEDEVEFRQPVPEPPAVFSVAPLRNPLQMLADIVGHNDYLPATAKLSMSRFVAQGLADYAADPDALDRKSVLEYAVEQNVQSAVISKLLEPLVAGIYFVPAAKLSAKVFMALIAPYLPNAAAMRVGAFAGGMTEVFAAPLAEAVRRRGGRVRTSARVEELLVEGGRAAGVRVAGRELRARHVVLASSIRATQALLAAKFGGEAWVQSLLRLPTMPAVTLQLELEGPSMNVDHTTFGVGTSLACFSEQSRTTFRGLAGRLSIIMAPADELIGLPVDRVLTIALEDADRLGLVVRDRVTRYRMVNHVDDFYSLAPGHDALRPPQITPVPGLTLAGDYTRQEFVATMEGAVVSGQLAARAVLG, from the coding sequence ATGATTTCGCCGGCAGACGAGGATCTCGGTCCGGCGGATGTCATCATCGTTGGCGCCGGACTGGCCGGGCTGAGCTGTGCGTTCGAACTGGCGGAGCGCGGCCAGGCGGTGCTGCTGCTGGAAGCGCAACCGTGGGTCGGAGGACGGACGGCGTCGTGGACTGAGTCTGATGGCATGCGCGTGGAGTCGGGGTTGCACCGCATGCTCGGCGTCTACCGGGCGTTTCCGGACTTGCTGCGTCGCGCGGGGATCGATCCCGACGCGGCGATTATCTGGGAAGACGAAGTGGAGTTTCGCCAGCCCGTGCCGGAACCTCCCGCCGTGTTTTCCGTCGCGCCGTTGCGCAATCCACTACAAATGCTGGCGGACATCGTTGGGCACAACGACTACCTGCCGGCGACGGCCAAGCTCTCGATGTCACGGTTCGTCGCGCAAGGGCTCGCCGACTACGCGGCCGATCCGGACGCGCTGGATCGGAAGTCGGTGCTCGAGTATGCGGTCGAGCAGAACGTGCAGTCGGCGGTGATCTCGAAGCTGCTGGAGCCGCTCGTCGCGGGAATCTACTTCGTGCCGGCGGCAAAGCTTTCCGCGAAGGTGTTCATGGCGCTGATCGCACCGTATCTGCCGAATGCGGCGGCGATGCGTGTCGGCGCGTTCGCGGGCGGGATGACGGAGGTGTTCGCCGCGCCGCTGGCCGAGGCGGTCCGACGCCGCGGCGGCCGCGTGAGGACCAGCGCGCGGGTGGAAGAGTTGTTGGTCGAAGGCGGGCGCGCGGCCGGTGTGCGCGTCGCGGGGCGGGAGTTGCGCGCGCGACACGTGGTGCTGGCGAGCTCGATTCGCGCCACACAGGCGCTGCTCGCGGCGAAATTCGGCGGTGAAGCGTGGGTGCAGTCGCTGCTGCGGCTGCCGACGATGCCGGCCGTCACGTTGCAGCTGGAGTTGGAAGGACCGTCGATGAACGTCGACCACACGACCTTTGGCGTGGGGACGTCGCTGGCGTGCTTCAGCGAGCAATCGCGCACCACCTTCCGCGGGTTGGCCGGGCGGCTCTCGATCATCATGGCGCCAGCGGATGAGCTGATCGGGCTGCCGGTAGACCGGGTGCTGACGATTGCGCTGGAGGACGCGGACCGGCTGGGGCTGGTCGTGCGCGATCGCGTGACGCGGTACCGGATGGTGAACCACGTCGACGATTTCTATTCGCTCGCGCCGGGCCATGACGCGCTGCGGCCGCCGCAGATCACGCCGGTGCCCGGGCTGACGCTGGCTGGCGACTACACGCGGCAGGAGTTCGTCGCCACGATGGAAGGCGCGGTGGTGTCAGGGCAGCTCGCGGCGCGGGCGGTGCTGGGATAG
- a CDS encoding response regulator codes for MSSDSPLRNHRILVVDDNTSIHADFRKILGGGQPTDETIARAKTFFFGDDAPPSALAPFTIDVALQGSEGLQKVQQALAAGEPYALAFVDIRMPPGWDGVETIARLWQEQPGLQVVVCTAHSDYSWADMIRKLGVSDNLLVLKKPFDNIEVLQLAHALCEKWSLQQQLQMQLRALDAEVSNRTAELQATNTQLQREIDERRQVEQALLVSEERFSKAFEANPIPLALLSYPSRRLTAGNQGFATLTGYRPDEFVGRTIAELQLDADASGPDVWRQVEFNQPVRSRPARLRTKTGAVRDLLLSLEFLQVQNQRCLLVIAIDVTEQLELERQLRHSQKMEAIGELAAGIAHDFNNMLTVIQGNTSIVRERLERHSPHHELLETVASAAERSAKLVNQLLTFSRKQVLEVQPVEAGKLLGTLRDMLSRVIGEQITVRVLPPTASLAISADAGMIEQMLMNLAINARDAMPDGGTLTIGATAVNITPAHAASNPEARPGSFLCFSVADNGHGIAPEVLPRIFDPFFTTKPTGQGTGLGLATVYGIIKQHEGWIEVQSAIGQGTTFRVFLPLTTLPSVEPPRPAPVATAARCSETILVVEDEPGVRMFVTRLLGSRGYTVLAASDGIEALEHWARHGPSIDLLLTDVVMPGGITGHQLAATLLRQKPSLKVIFTSGYNPQTAGSSRPPSHSYLAKPYDASALLQALRAQLDQRSVP; via the coding sequence ATGAGCTCCGATTCCCCTCTGCGCAATCACCGGATTCTCGTGGTGGATGACAACACTTCGATCCACGCCGATTTCCGCAAGATCCTCGGCGGCGGTCAGCCGACCGACGAAACCATCGCGCGCGCGAAGACGTTTTTCTTCGGCGACGACGCGCCGCCCAGCGCCCTGGCGCCGTTCACGATCGACGTGGCGCTCCAAGGCAGCGAAGGTCTGCAAAAGGTGCAGCAAGCGCTGGCCGCCGGCGAGCCCTACGCGCTCGCCTTCGTCGACATCCGGATGCCGCCGGGCTGGGATGGCGTCGAAACGATCGCGCGGCTCTGGCAGGAGCAGCCCGGTCTCCAGGTGGTCGTCTGCACGGCCCATTCGGACTATTCTTGGGCCGACATGATCCGGAAGCTGGGCGTTTCGGACAACCTGCTCGTGCTGAAAAAGCCCTTCGACAACATCGAGGTGCTCCAGCTCGCTCATGCGCTCTGCGAAAAGTGGAGCCTGCAGCAACAACTGCAGATGCAACTCCGCGCGCTCGACGCCGAGGTGTCCAATCGCACCGCGGAATTGCAGGCGACGAACACGCAGCTGCAGCGCGAGATCGACGAACGCCGGCAGGTGGAACAGGCGCTCCTCGTATCCGAGGAACGGTTCTCGAAAGCGTTCGAGGCCAATCCCATTCCGCTCGCGCTGCTCAGCTATCCCTCGCGGCGGCTCACGGCCGGCAACCAAGGTTTCGCCACGCTCACCGGCTACCGGCCGGACGAGTTCGTCGGCCGCACGATCGCCGAGCTTCAGCTCGACGCCGATGCGAGCGGGCCCGACGTATGGCGGCAGGTCGAGTTCAACCAGCCGGTCCGCAGCCGTCCCGCCCGCCTGCGCACGAAAACCGGCGCGGTGCGGGATCTCCTGCTGTCGCTGGAATTTCTCCAGGTGCAGAACCAGCGCTGCCTGCTCGTGATCGCGATTGACGTCACCGAGCAACTGGAGCTCGAACGCCAGCTGCGGCACTCGCAAAAAATGGAGGCGATCGGCGAGCTGGCTGCCGGGATCGCCCACGATTTCAACAACATGTTGACCGTGATCCAGGGCAACACGTCGATCGTACGCGAACGCCTCGAGCGCCACTCGCCGCACCACGAGCTGCTCGAAACCGTCGCGAGCGCGGCCGAGCGCTCGGCCAAGCTCGTCAACCAGCTGCTCACGTTCAGCCGCAAGCAGGTGCTCGAGGTGCAGCCGGTCGAGGCGGGCAAGTTGCTCGGCACGCTCCGCGACATGCTCTCCCGCGTGATCGGCGAGCAGATCACCGTCCGCGTGCTGCCGCCCACCGCCTCCCTCGCGATCTCGGCCGACGCCGGGATGATCGAGCAGATGCTGATGAATCTGGCCATCAACGCCCGCGACGCCATGCCCGACGGCGGCACGCTGACGATCGGGGCGACCGCGGTGAACATCACGCCGGCGCACGCCGCGAGCAACCCGGAGGCGCGCCCCGGTTCGTTCCTGTGCTTCTCCGTCGCCGACAACGGCCACGGGATCGCGCCGGAGGTCCTGCCGCGAATCTTCGACCCGTTCTTCACCACGAAGCCCACCGGCCAGGGCACCGGCCTGGGGCTCGCCACCGTGTACGGCATTATCAAACAGCACGAGGGCTGGATCGAGGTGCAGTCCGCCATCGGCCAGGGCACGACGTTCCGCGTTTTTCTGCCGCTGACCACCCTGCCCAGCGTCGAGCCGCCGCGCCCTGCGCCCGTCGCCACGGCCGCGCGTTGCAGCGAGACGATCCTGGTCGTCGAAGACGAGCCCGGGGTGCGCATGTTTGTCACGCGACTGCTGGGTTCGCGAGGCTACACCGTCCTCGCCGCCAGCGACGGCATCGAGGCGCTGGAGCACTGGGCGCGCCACGGGCCGAGCATCGACCTGCTTCTCACCGACGTGGTGATGCCCGGCGGCATCACCGGTCATCAACTTGCCGCCACGCTCCTCCGCCAAAAACCTTCGCTCAAGGTGATCTTCACCAGCGGCTACAATCCGCAAACGGCGGGATCCAGCCGGCCGCCGTCGCACAGTTATCTCGCCAAGCCCTACGACGCGAGCGCGCTGCTGCAGGCCTTGCGCGCACAGCTCGACCAACGATCTGTGCCCTGA
- a CDS encoding ATP-binding protein, with translation MKNWRIGITLRTALLSWLVSLATLMIFVAVILPLQKRIFLENLESKARGVAASLRDITAGAAINEDYSSVIEHCREMLQADDSLAYLVITKSDGFSLVQNRSGWRTSTASTSEWRPERRVPLSEIRPSSLGPERVFHFSQPFDYSGIEWGWLHVGLSLKDYNRSVATLYQRTGLLAIICVVVSMLGSTVYARWLVGPILDLRRTVQRVAGGDLSVRASIQLSDELGSLAGSVNAMTEALLRRDQILATVQFAAQQFLSTADWLAALKSVLARLGDAAGVNRVEVFEVNGAPPDVMELHPRAAWFAPAIAGDLAPPPRSALHGAIEPGAPFYGWLEPLSRNEIVTALLRNGPATERALLEQAGIQSIIVVPIRVDGLWWGSLALCDGVHERAWSSAERDSFRAAADMLGAAIARQRVQDALVEAKKNLEQRVEDRTHELREQVEARARAHAALAEAQHQLVAASRQAGMAEVATGVLHNVGNVLNSINVSATVAQERLQRSEVTTLVRAMSLLREHAADLPAYLTTDPKGRSWPSFVQQLAEQLARERDELLAEHNQLARGVDHIKEIVAMQQSYAQVSGLTERLSVAQLVDDALQMNVAGLSRHGIHVERHYEPVPDVVVDKHKVLQILVNLVHNAKYAMDVPEVTRRVLRIEIALAGPQQVRIVVRDTGVGIPPENLTRIFSHGFTTRKGGHGFGLHSGANAAREMGGQLTAASAGAGHGAAFTLLLPISLESPAS, from the coding sequence ATGAAGAACTGGCGCATCGGCATCACGCTCCGCACCGCGCTGCTCTCCTGGCTGGTGAGCCTCGCCACGCTGATGATTTTCGTGGCGGTGATCCTGCCGCTCCAGAAGCGGATTTTCCTCGAGAACCTGGAGTCGAAAGCCCGCGGCGTCGCCGCCTCGCTGCGCGACATCACCGCCGGCGCCGCCATCAACGAGGACTACAGCAGCGTGATCGAGCACTGCCGCGAGATGCTGCAGGCGGATGACTCGCTCGCTTATCTCGTCATCACGAAGAGTGACGGTTTTTCACTCGTTCAGAATCGCTCGGGCTGGCGCACCTCCACCGCCAGCACCAGCGAATGGCGGCCGGAGCGCCGCGTGCCCCTCAGTGAAATCCGCCCGAGCTCGCTCGGGCCCGAACGCGTGTTCCATTTCTCCCAGCCGTTCGACTACTCCGGCATCGAGTGGGGCTGGCTGCACGTCGGCCTCTCGCTCAAGGACTACAACCGCAGCGTGGCCACGCTGTACCAGCGCACGGGCCTGCTCGCCATCATCTGCGTGGTCGTCAGCATGCTCGGCTCCACCGTCTACGCCCGCTGGCTCGTCGGCCCAATCCTGGACCTGCGGCGGACGGTACAACGCGTCGCGGGCGGCGATCTGTCCGTGCGCGCCAGCATCCAACTCAGCGACGAACTCGGCAGCCTGGCCGGTTCGGTCAACGCCATGACCGAGGCGTTGCTGCGCCGCGACCAGATCCTCGCGACGGTACAGTTTGCCGCCCAGCAATTCCTCAGCACCGCTGACTGGCTCGCCGCACTGAAGAGCGTGCTGGCGCGACTCGGCGATGCAGCCGGCGTCAACCGCGTCGAGGTGTTCGAAGTCAACGGCGCGCCGCCCGACGTGATGGAGCTGCACCCGCGGGCCGCTTGGTTTGCGCCGGCCATCGCCGGCGACCTTGCCCCGCCGCCGCGATCGGCGTTGCATGGCGCGATCGAACCAGGCGCGCCCTTTTACGGCTGGCTCGAGCCGCTCAGCCGCAACGAGATCGTCACCGCGCTGCTCCGCAACGGGCCCGCGACGGAGCGCGCCCTCCTGGAGCAGGCCGGCATCCAGTCAATCATCGTGGTTCCGATTCGCGTGGACGGCCTGTGGTGGGGCAGTCTTGCGCTCTGCGATGGCGTCCACGAACGCGCGTGGAGCAGTGCGGAGCGCGACAGCTTTCGCGCGGCGGCCGACATGCTCGGCGCCGCGATTGCCCGCCAGCGCGTGCAGGACGCGTTGGTGGAAGCGAAAAAAAACCTCGAGCAACGCGTCGAAGACCGCACGCACGAGCTGCGCGAGCAGGTCGAGGCCCGCGCGCGCGCGCACGCCGCGCTGGCCGAGGCCCAGCACCAGCTGGTCGCCGCGTCGCGGCAAGCCGGCATGGCCGAGGTCGCGACCGGGGTGCTCCACAATGTCGGCAACGTGCTCAACAGCATCAATGTTTCCGCGACGGTCGCGCAGGAGCGGCTTCAGCGCTCCGAGGTCACCACCCTGGTCCGCGCGATGTCGCTCCTGCGCGAGCACGCCGCCGACCTGCCCGCCTACCTCACGACGGACCCGAAGGGCCGCAGCTGGCCCAGCTTCGTTCAGCAGCTCGCCGAGCAGCTCGCCCGCGAGCGCGACGAGTTGCTCGCCGAACACAACCAGCTCGCGCGGGGCGTCGATCACATCAAAGAGATCGTCGCCATGCAGCAAAGCTACGCGCAGGTGTCCGGATTGACCGAGCGGCTCTCTGTCGCGCAGCTGGTCGACGACGCCCTGCAGATGAACGTGGCCGGCCTGTCACGCCACGGCATCCACGTCGAGCGGCACTACGAACCGGTGCCCGACGTCGTCGTCGACAAGCACAAGGTGCTGCAGATCCTGGTCAACCTCGTCCACAACGCGAAGTACGCGATGGACGTGCCCGAAGTGACCCGGCGCGTGCTGCGCATCGAGATCGCGTTGGCCGGACCTCAGCAGGTCCGGATTGTCGTGCGCGACACCGGCGTGGGCATCCCGCCGGAAAACCTCACGCGCATTTTTTCGCACGGCTTTACCACGCGCAAGGGCGGCCACGGTTTCGGTCTCCACAGCGGCGCCAACGCCGCCCGCGAAATGGGCGGCCAGCTGACGGCCGCCAGCGCCGGCGCCGGCCACGGCGCGGCGTTCACGCTTCTCCTCCCAATCAGTCTCGAATCTCCGGCCTCATGA
- a CDS encoding GIY-YIG nuclease family protein → MSGSHSTRRASTACSWPAAGIHEARECAHHRSASKGTSIVYFLRLRSGCIYVGVTEDLEQRLRNHVSGQACRTTWFDPPASILRLECCTSLSAARFREAQLKRWSREKKEALIEGDLDTLRALSQSR, encoded by the coding sequence ATGTCGGGCAGCCACTCGACGCGCCGTGCAAGCACGGCTTGCTCATGGCCTGCGGCCGGCATACACGAAGCTCGTGAATGCGCTCATCACCGAAGCGCGTCGAAGGGCACCAGCATCGTTTATTTTCTGCGCCTCCGCTCCGGATGCATTTACGTCGGTGTGACGGAGGATCTTGAGCAACGCCTGCGCAATCACGTGTCAGGTCAGGCTTGTCGCACCACCTGGTTCGATCCGCCCGCTTCCATTCTACGCCTCGAGTGTTGCACCTCGTTGTCCGCAGCCCGCTTCCGGGAAGCACAACTGAAACGATGGTCTCGCGAGAAGAAAGAGGCGTTGATTGAAGGTGACTTGGACACCCTTCGCGCGCTCAGCCAATCGCGTTAA
- a CDS encoding tyrosine-type recombinase/integrase yields MRKLKLPGASIYKDNNGASACWRVRLGKSFTGGAPVKKSFRSYRDASDWLRDQEKARTEHGRGAFLMSDAQVAEAQDAFTRLADATKRTGQKLSLSAAVTFFLRHGAPQGGRKTVREAINTWLLEKAQNTDTRHGVQAVLNRFSGKFGDRPINEIMVRDCQRFIDESGVSANSKVHYARDISTVFEWATKPGRQWLHDNPWLHVTLPKKSPVKIGILTPTDAGKLLTAAAAQPKTPLLGSLVLGLFAGLRTAERARIDWAALRLTGARPFVEIKAEWAKTSARRTVELCPAAVEWLNLVLNREGKVNPANYEGRFAALCAAAEVKYPKNGMRHSFASYRFAVLRDAAAVAADLGHDNLRTLKRHYVDAVAPDAASEFFSLSPEARLGADAMRPTEMTAVA; encoded by the coding sequence ATGAGGAAACTAAAGCTCCCCGGGGCCTCGATCTACAAAGACAACAACGGCGCGTCCGCCTGCTGGCGTGTTCGGCTCGGCAAGTCCTTCACCGGCGGTGCGCCGGTGAAAAAGTCGTTTCGAAGCTATCGCGATGCATCGGATTGGCTCCGCGACCAAGAAAAGGCCCGCACCGAGCATGGCCGGGGCGCGTTTCTGATGTCAGATGCTCAGGTTGCCGAAGCCCAAGACGCATTCACACGGTTGGCCGATGCGACGAAACGAACCGGGCAGAAGTTGAGCCTTTCGGCAGCAGTCACGTTTTTCCTCCGCCACGGCGCTCCGCAAGGCGGTCGGAAAACCGTGCGAGAAGCGATTAACACGTGGCTTCTCGAGAAGGCCCAAAATACAGACACCCGCCACGGTGTCCAAGCCGTGCTGAACCGCTTTTCCGGCAAATTCGGCGACCGGCCCATCAACGAAATCATGGTGAGAGATTGTCAGCGGTTCATTGACGAATCCGGCGTTTCAGCAAATTCGAAGGTCCACTACGCGCGCGACATCTCGACGGTTTTCGAGTGGGCAACCAAACCCGGTCGCCAGTGGTTACATGATAACCCATGGCTTCACGTGACGCTTCCCAAGAAATCGCCGGTCAAAATCGGGATCCTCACACCGACAGACGCCGGCAAGCTACTCACCGCAGCTGCGGCGCAGCCAAAAACTCCGTTGCTCGGCAGCTTGGTGCTCGGCCTATTCGCCGGGCTGCGCACCGCGGAGCGGGCGCGGATCGATTGGGCAGCCCTCCGCCTCACTGGCGCGCGGCCATTTGTAGAAATCAAAGCGGAGTGGGCCAAAACCTCTGCCCGCCGAACAGTCGAGTTATGCCCAGCCGCAGTTGAGTGGTTGAATCTGGTGCTGAACCGGGAAGGCAAAGTTAATCCCGCGAACTACGAGGGACGTTTCGCTGCGCTTTGTGCCGCCGCCGAGGTGAAGTATCCAAAGAACGGGATGCGCCATAGTTTCGCGAGCTACCGGTTTGCCGTTCTGCGCGACGCTGCCGCCGTGGCAGCAGACCTCGGCCACGACAACCTAAGGACCCTGAAAAGGCATTACGTCGACGCCGTTGCTCCTGACGCAGCTTCGGAATTTTTCAGCTTAAGCCCCGAAGCGCGGCTAGGCGCAGATGCTATGCGCCCAACAGAAATGACCGCCGTCGCGTAA
- a CDS encoding phosphate/phosphite/phosphonate ABC transporter substrate-binding protein — translation MNPRSGFLRPLSPGGAALLPTLLLLVGVGVLFAALPRAARAAPSATSTAEEPPPLRVALLQRMFVEVNENDARAAMLAWAKTMGRERGIPVVLEPNFLTSIEEVRLAFRRGTIDAVTLPADDYWALRPDKPEGPFIAGAVDGSIEEEYVLVVRKDRGLDSLPQLRGRSLTVYDNPRACLAPIWLETLLLELNGERIPEFFGRVAHNPRLSRVVLPVFFGQSDAALVTLRGFRLMSELNPQVGEQLVVLAVSPPVLPVVFCFRPGFTSPYRAKLLQAVNTFHQTSAGQQTLTLFQTDRLIECPVEAIAGACAMLDRHEQLRLAHPPRTMSVQAAPTAGPPRP, via the coding sequence ATGAACCCGCGTTCCGGCTTTTTGCGGCCGCTCAGCCCAGGCGGAGCTGCGCTCCTACCGACACTGCTGCTGCTGGTGGGCGTGGGCGTTTTGTTCGCTGCGTTGCCTCGCGCCGCGCGCGCCGCCCCTTCCGCGACCTCGACTGCGGAGGAACCCCCGCCGCTGCGCGTGGCGCTCTTGCAGCGGATGTTTGTCGAGGTGAATGAAAACGATGCCCGCGCCGCCATGCTCGCGTGGGCGAAAACGATGGGCCGCGAACGCGGCATCCCGGTGGTGTTGGAGCCGAATTTCCTCACCAGCATCGAGGAGGTGCGCCTGGCTTTCCGGCGCGGCACCATCGACGCCGTCACCCTGCCGGCCGACGACTATTGGGCGCTGCGGCCGGACAAGCCGGAAGGACCTTTCATCGCCGGCGCGGTGGACGGCAGCATCGAGGAAGAATATGTGCTGGTCGTGCGGAAAGACCGCGGGCTCGACTCGTTGCCCCAGCTCCGCGGCCGCTCGCTGACCGTTTACGACAACCCTCGTGCGTGTCTGGCTCCGATCTGGCTCGAGACGTTGCTTCTCGAGCTCAATGGCGAACGGATCCCGGAGTTTTTCGGACGCGTCGCGCACAATCCCCGGCTTTCCCGCGTGGTGCTGCCGGTGTTCTTCGGTCAATCCGATGCGGCGCTCGTCACGCTGCGCGGGTTCCGGTTGATGAGTGAGCTCAACCCGCAGGTCGGCGAGCAGCTCGTGGTGCTGGCCGTTTCTCCGCCCGTGCTGCCCGTCGTGTTCTGCTTCCGCCCGGGCTTCACGTCACCTTACCGCGCCAAGCTGCTCCAGGCCGTGAACACGTTTCACCAAACCTCCGCCGGGCAGCAGACCCTCACGTTGTTTCAAACGGACCGGCTGATCGAATGCCCGGTTGAAGCCATCGCCGGCGCCTGCGCCATGCTCGACCGCCACGAGCAACTCCGGCTCGCCCACCCTCCGCGTACGATGTCGGTCCAAGCCGCGCCGACGGCCGGCCCGCCACGCCCCTGA
- a CDS encoding phosphate/phosphite/phosphonate ABC transporter substrate-binding protein, with product MLRFWTAALVLGPLAVGGTASETPAAMPLLPVELNVGFTRRVFTQTNRNDLEAAFKMLARGVGHKRGFAVTVTTRFFDSPEEFRAAILDRSINLAVFDSLTYVALADRIHVTPVFVTVNHGSPLRRYSLVVRRDRGFRQLADLRGRDIVELQAPDLSLGHAWLLQLLLEQGFRSHAAFFRQVEEVGKPAAAVLPVFFGKRTAGLIDDLSFALMCELNPQVGEQLEALATSEPMVGSIVTVNDDCADQHGFRPVLIETLGELHTEPAGRQILTLFRIESLAPYVDAQLASVRQLLREQSRLQAALPAPENTE from the coding sequence GTGCTGCGATTCTGGACCGCGGCGCTGGTGCTTGGCCCGCTTGCGGTCGGCGGCACCGCCAGCGAAACGCCGGCCGCCATGCCGCTGCTACCCGTCGAGCTGAACGTCGGCTTCACCCGCCGCGTGTTCACCCAGACGAATCGCAACGATCTCGAAGCCGCTTTCAAGATGCTGGCCAGGGGGGTCGGCCACAAACGCGGCTTCGCCGTCACGGTCACGACCCGGTTTTTCGACAGCCCCGAGGAGTTCCGCGCGGCGATCCTGGATCGCTCCATCAACCTCGCGGTCTTCGACTCGCTGACGTACGTCGCACTCGCCGATCGTATTCACGTCACGCCGGTCTTCGTCACGGTGAACCACGGCAGCCCGCTCCGGCGTTATTCCCTCGTGGTCCGGCGCGATCGCGGGTTTCGCCAGCTCGCCGACCTGCGCGGGCGCGACATCGTGGAGTTGCAGGCCCCCGACTTGAGCCTGGGACATGCGTGGCTCCTGCAGCTCCTGCTGGAGCAGGGCTTCCGTTCGCATGCGGCGTTTTTTCGCCAGGTCGAGGAAGTCGGCAAACCCGCGGCCGCGGTGCTGCCGGTCTTCTTCGGCAAGCGCACCGCAGGCCTCATCGACGATCTCAGCTTCGCCCTGATGTGCGAACTCAATCCCCAGGTCGGCGAACAACTCGAAGCCCTCGCCACGTCCGAGCCGATGGTGGGATCGATCGTGACGGTGAACGACGATTGCGCGGACCAGCACGGCTTCCGGCCGGTGCTCATTGAAACCCTCGGCGAGCTTCATACCGAGCCGGCGGGCCGGCAGATCCTCACGCTGTTCCGGATCGAATCCCTGGCACCCTATGTCGATGCGCAACTCGCTTCCGTGCGCCAGCTGCTGCGCGAACAATCGAGACTCCAGGCCGCCTTGCCGGCGCCGGAAAACACCGAATGA
- a CDS encoding TolC family protein, producing the protein MLSLCAAISPQLGAAPEQQPGADRSFTLEECIAATLANNHLRPASRFAVAIAEAQHQQALAGYWPQLALRGAYQRIDEAPNFIFPSAVYSIAPQTIHLPAGTALVTVPAGVLGPTEIQLPVTTPAQAIPVPGQSYTVPEQDVRLMDPHSVLAGVEARWLLYDGGMRRGYREQAGGLVDMMKADARRTDLELIDTVKRYYHGAVLAAQLRQLGTDTLARMEATLSLTETMYQQGGGTVQKTDFLDNKVIVETLRAIVAQLEKNEAMARAALANTMGLPWNASITPADRTLAFAPLTLELEALVQQAYEFSPDWEKIEAGLRSLEGAVVTARSGHAPKLALTGELHRWWNDDRAGIATHINKRGWSVALGIELPLFDGFLTRHQVAEARARVAKLKEEQLLLKDGLGLRIKDVFLGLDAAQKSHQATSAAMTAAQENRDLNTRAYQSALVDTEKVIRAQLMEALMSAQHYKTSYDVLVLQSQLNLLVGTEVLERLRR; encoded by the coding sequence GTGCTCTCGCTTTGCGCTGCAATTTCCCCGCAACTGGGGGCTGCACCCGAGCAGCAACCCGGGGCGGATCGGTCGTTCACGCTGGAGGAGTGCATTGCCGCCACGCTGGCAAACAATCATCTCCGGCCGGCATCGCGGTTCGCCGTAGCCATCGCCGAGGCCCAGCATCAGCAGGCGCTCGCCGGCTATTGGCCGCAGCTCGCCTTGCGCGGCGCGTATCAGCGGATCGACGAGGCGCCGAATTTCATCTTCCCCTCCGCGGTCTACAGCATCGCTCCGCAAACGATCCACCTGCCGGCGGGAACCGCCCTCGTCACCGTGCCCGCCGGCGTGCTTGGCCCGACGGAGATCCAGTTGCCGGTGACCACGCCGGCGCAGGCCATCCCCGTGCCCGGCCAGTCCTACACCGTGCCCGAACAGGATGTGCGGTTGATGGACCCGCATTCCGTCCTGGCCGGAGTCGAGGCCCGTTGGCTGCTCTATGATGGCGGCATGCGGCGCGGCTACCGCGAACAAGCCGGCGGGCTCGTCGACATGATGAAAGCCGACGCGCGCCGGACCGATCTCGAGCTGATCGATACCGTCAAGCGCTACTATCACGGCGCGGTACTCGCCGCGCAGCTGCGGCAACTCGGCACCGACACGCTGGCGCGCATGGAGGCGACGCTCAGCCTGACGGAGACCATGTATCAACAGGGCGGTGGCACGGTGCAGAAAACCGATTTCCTGGACAACAAAGTCATCGTCGAAACGCTGCGCGCGATCGTGGCGCAGCTCGAAAAGAACGAGGCGATGGCGCGCGCCGCGCTCGCCAACACGATGGGGCTGCCGTGGAACGCCAGCATCACACCCGCTGATCGCACGCTCGCGTTCGCGCCGCTCACCCTCGAGCTCGAGGCACTGGTGCAGCAGGCCTACGAATTCAGTCCGGACTGGGAAAAAATCGAAGCGGGCCTGCGCTCCCTCGAAGGCGCCGTCGTCACCGCGCGAAGCGGTCACGCACCCAAGCTGGCGCTCACCGGCGAGCTCCACCGGTGGTGGAACGACGACCGCGCCGGCATCGCCACCCACATCAACAAACGCGGCTGGAGCGTCGCGCTCGGGATCGAGCTCCCGCTGTTCGACGGGTTCCTCACGCGGCACCAAGTCGCCGAAGCCCGCGCCCGCGTCGCCAAGCTCAAGGAAGAACAGCTCCTGCTGAAAGACGGCCTCGGGTTGCGGATCAAGGACGTGTTTCTCGGACTCGACGCCGCACAGAAATCCCATCAGGCCACCAGCGCCGCGATGACGGCGGCGCAGGAGAACCGCGATTTGAATACGCGCGCCTACCAGAGCGCGCTGGTGGACACCGAAAAGGTGATTCGCGCGCAGCTGATGGAGGCGCTCATGTCCGCGCAGCACTACAAGACCAGCTACGACGTGCTGGTGCTGCAGTCCCAGTTGAACCTGCTGGTCGGCACCGAAGTGCTGGAAAGGCTCCGCCGGTGA